The following coding sequences lie in one bacterium genomic window:
- a CDS encoding flavodoxin family protein, with protein MAYIMVTQASGRKNGFTASLMKTVVETLAKVEHIDVEAFHLHDYTFKPCTSCFSCIRNTGSGCVLDDDWGRRGEGVLYRAFKRANALFVIDPVHGWGMSAMTRVFLERVYPTVWEGFSHGTPFASIACASNQGFQKKAVEEHCKKAAGYSFRYIGGLPVHTAYIDKARPKAVELALRLAEAALDDERKGRRKLTDEEVFSMYMGTPWDIVDGYLENMTDGSFEYETSVPACALGDGSFTNPEAHELLVRACEHLKTALERYHAGDRTAASRELVRVAKFWTNATFKQFLEKDVVRTGIPKAYRPLDELEE; from the coding sequence ATGGCGTATATCATGGTCACTCAGGCGAGCGGCCGTAAAAATGGATTTACCGCATCACTCATGAAAACGGTGGTGGAAACTCTCGCGAAGGTCGAGCACATCGATGTCGAAGCCTTTCATCTCCACGACTACACGTTCAAACCCTGTACGAGCTGTTTCAGCTGCATCAGGAATACCGGATCCGGCTGTGTTCTCGACGATGACTGGGGCAGACGCGGCGAGGGTGTCCTCTACCGGGCATTCAAGCGTGCGAACGCGCTCTTCGTTATCGATCCCGTCCACGGCTGGGGAATGAGCGCCATGACACGGGTGTTTCTCGAACGCGTCTATCCCACGGTATGGGAGGGATTTTCGCACGGGACGCCTTTCGCTTCCATCGCATGCGCCTCGAACCAGGGATTTCAGAAAAAAGCGGTGGAGGAACACTGTAAAAAAGCCGCCGGTTACAGCTTCCGTTATATCGGCGGGCTCCCGGTTCATACGGCGTATATCGACAAGGCGCGCCCGAAAGCGGTCGAGCTTGCCCTCCGTCTCGCCGAAGCCGCCCTTGACGATGAACGCAAAGGCCGCCGCAAGCTCACCGACGAGGAAGTATTCTCCATGTACATGGGCACACCCTGGGACATCGTGGACGGGTATCTCGAGAACATGACGGACGGTTCGTTCGAATACGAAACCTCGGTACCGGCATGCGCGCTCGGGGACGGCTCGTTCACCAACCCGGAAGCGCACGAGTTACTCGTCAGGGCCTGCGAACACCTGAAGACGGCGCTCGAACGCTACCACGCCGGGGACCGTACGGCGGCATCCCGCGAGCTTGTGAGAGTGGCCAAGTTCTGGACCAACGCGACATTCAAACAGTTTCTCGAAAAGGATGTCGTCAGGACAGGCATTCCGAAAGCGTACCGGCCGCTCGATGAGCTGGAAGAATGA